Proteins from one Sphingobium herbicidovorans genomic window:
- a CDS encoding acyl-CoA dehydrogenase family protein, translated as MDFALSDDQRAIQEAARDFLTDAANPDVIRAAVEGTTGFDESLWSSLGEMGFAGLMIPEAQGGLGLGAVEMALVLEETGRVLAPVPFFETAVLAVQAVLAAGSEEQKAALLPRLASGTRASFASAASRPTLSNGRLTGAAQFVTFGHVAQLIIVATADDSLVVLEADTPGLAVEALPALDRTRRFATLTFDCAVTDAMILGAPGSAKAAIERTLTIGAGLLAAEQTGGMQYSLDATVDYARQRVQFGRLIGSFQAYKHMLADMMLLVEASRSAAYYAAAAIDENGEELAEAAHAARAYVSDAYCSVTGDAIQLHGGIGFTWEHHAHLYFKRARACASWLGTPDQHREALAAIIMKDAA; from the coding sequence ATGGATTTCGCGCTCAGCGACGACCAGCGCGCGATCCAGGAAGCGGCCCGCGACTTCCTGACCGACGCCGCCAATCCCGACGTCATCCGCGCCGCCGTCGAAGGGACCACGGGCTTTGATGAAAGCCTGTGGTCGAGCCTTGGCGAAATGGGCTTTGCCGGGCTGATGATCCCCGAGGCCCAGGGCGGCCTTGGCTTGGGCGCTGTCGAAATGGCGCTGGTCCTGGAAGAAACCGGCCGCGTTCTTGCGCCCGTTCCCTTCTTCGAAACTGCCGTGCTCGCCGTGCAGGCGGTGCTCGCCGCAGGCAGCGAGGAACAGAAGGCGGCGCTGCTCCCCCGCCTCGCGTCCGGCACGCGGGCGAGTTTCGCTAGCGCCGCAAGCCGCCCCACCCTCTCGAACGGCCGCTTGACCGGCGCCGCGCAGTTCGTGACCTTCGGCCATGTCGCGCAGCTGATCATCGTCGCCACCGCCGACGATAGCCTGGTCGTCCTCGAAGCCGACACCCCCGGCCTTGCCGTCGAAGCGCTGCCTGCGCTCGACCGCACCCGCCGCTTTGCAACCCTGACCTTCGACTGCGCGGTCACCGACGCCATGATCCTGGGCGCGCCCGGCAGCGCCAAGGCCGCGATCGAGCGGACCCTCACCATCGGCGCAGGGCTGCTCGCCGCTGAACAGACCGGCGGCATGCAATATAGCCTCGACGCCACCGTCGACTATGCCAGGCAGCGCGTCCAGTTCGGCCGCCTCATCGGCTCCTTCCAGGCCTATAAGCATATGCTCGCCGACATGATGCTGCTGGTCGAAGCCTCGCGCTCTGCCGCCTATTATGCCGCCGCCGCGATCGATGAGAATGGCGAGGAACTGGCCGAAGCCGCGCACGCCGCGCGCGCCTATGTGTCGGACGCCTATTGCTCGGTCACGGGCGACGCCATCCAGCTCCATGGCGGCATCGGCTTCACCTGGGAACATCACGCCCATCTCTATTTCAAGCGCGCGCGCGCTTGCGCCAGCTGGCTCGGCACCCCCGACCAGCATCGCGAAGCGCTCGCCGCCATCATCATGAAGGACGCCGCATGA
- a CDS encoding SDR family oxidoreductase, with protein MGICEGRVAIVTGAGNGLGKAYALGLAAQGCKVVVNDLGVGAHGEEGATRGAAEQVVDEIKAMGGQAVANTDDVAEWDSGKRMVEQALDSFGALHAVVNNAGFVRDRMFFTCSPEEWDAVIRVHLRGHFCTSRHAAEYWRAQSKAGNPVDARIINTTSGAGLQGSVGQSAYSTAKGGIATLTLVQAAELGRLGITANALAPNARTRMTNTGAFDMEAKEGEFDLFAPENMAPLVAYLVSEQSKGVTGQVFELKGGQVFLSQGWTDSPAFDKGARLEASEMDAIVRKLIETREPAKPVYGAA; from the coding sequence GTGGGCATCTGCGAAGGACGTGTTGCGATCGTGACCGGGGCGGGCAATGGCCTTGGCAAGGCCTATGCGCTGGGCCTGGCGGCACAAGGCTGCAAGGTCGTGGTCAACGACCTTGGCGTTGGCGCCCATGGCGAGGAAGGCGCGACCAGGGGCGCGGCCGAGCAGGTGGTCGACGAGATCAAGGCGATGGGCGGGCAGGCCGTCGCCAACACCGATGACGTCGCTGAATGGGACTCAGGCAAGAGGATGGTCGAACAGGCGCTCGACAGCTTCGGCGCGCTTCATGCCGTGGTCAACAATGCAGGCTTCGTGCGCGACCGCATGTTCTTCACCTGTAGCCCGGAAGAATGGGATGCGGTGATCCGCGTCCATCTGCGCGGCCATTTCTGCACGAGCCGCCACGCCGCTGAATATTGGCGCGCGCAAAGCAAGGCCGGCAATCCGGTCGATGCGCGCATCATCAACACGACGAGCGGCGCAGGCCTGCAGGGATCGGTCGGCCAGTCGGCCTATTCGACCGCCAAGGGCGGCATCGCGACGCTCACCCTCGTCCAGGCCGCAGAGCTTGGCCGCCTTGGCATCACCGCCAACGCCCTTGCCCCCAACGCCCGCACCCGCATGACCAATACCGGCGCGTTCGACATGGAGGCCAAGGAAGGCGAGTTCGACCTGTTTGCGCCGGAAAACATGGCCCCGCTGGTCGCCTATCTGGTGTCGGAACAGTCGAAGGGCGTCACCGGCCAAGTGTTCGAGCTGAAGGGCGGCCAGGTCTTCCTCTCGCAAGGCTGGACCGACAGCCCCGCCTTCGACAAGGGCGCGCGCCTCGAAGCCAGCGAGATGGACGCGATCGTGCGCAAGCTCATCGAAACGCGCGAGCCTGCAAAGCCCGTCTACGGAGCGGCCTGA
- a CDS encoding nuclear transport factor 2 family protein gives MNSATAITNLLYRYAELMDEGDLEGVAALFERARVKTGGGEVIEGSAPMLALWRAHVRLYPCGTPRTRHVVTNPIVEVDEEAGAATCRSYYTVFQATPALPLQAICAGRYHDAFVRIEGAWHFSQRDYSLLDLIGDVSQHLLIPVAP, from the coding sequence ATGAACAGCGCCACGGCGATCACCAACCTCCTCTACCGCTATGCCGAACTGATGGACGAAGGCGACCTTGAAGGGGTCGCCGCCCTGTTCGAACGCGCCCGGGTCAAGACCGGCGGAGGCGAAGTGATCGAAGGGTCCGCGCCGATGCTCGCGCTCTGGCGCGCCCATGTGCGCCTCTATCCGTGCGGCACGCCGCGCACCAGGCATGTCGTCACCAATCCCATTGTCGAGGTGGACGAGGAGGCAGGCGCCGCAACCTGCCGTTCCTATTATACCGTGTTCCAGGCGACCCCCGCCCTGCCGCTCCAGGCGATCTGCGCGGGCCGCTATCATGACGCCTTCGTCCGCATCGAGGGCGCATGGCATTTTTCGCAGCGGGATTATTCGCTGCTCGATCTTATCGGCGACGTGAGCCAGCATCTGCTGATCCCGGTCGCACCATGA
- a CDS encoding gamma carbonic anhydrase family protein, whose product MPAYAYQGIVPVVDPSSYVHPLASLIGDVIVGPGCFIAPGASLRGDFGRIVVEGDSSIQDSVTVHANQLRDTVIKRGATIAHGSIIHGCEIGENTLVGMNAVILDNAIIGDENLVAALALVKSDTVTPPRSLVAGNPAKVVKTFEPQQVTWRNNGEGEYQKLARAALTDLVEAAPLREAGAERQAQRIQSDAIAVRLSGSSAQIREQRAAEREAKT is encoded by the coding sequence ATGCCCGCTTACGCCTATCAGGGGATCGTCCCCGTCGTCGATCCGTCGAGCTACGTCCATCCGCTGGCGTCGCTGATCGGCGACGTGATCGTGGGACCGGGCTGCTTCATCGCGCCCGGAGCCTCCCTGCGCGGCGATTTCGGGCGGATCGTAGTGGAGGGCGACAGCTCGATCCAGGACAGCGTCACCGTCCACGCCAACCAGCTGCGCGACACGGTGATCAAGCGCGGCGCGACCATCGCGCATGGATCAATCATCCATGGCTGCGAGATCGGCGAAAATACGCTTGTCGGCATGAACGCGGTGATCCTCGACAATGCGATCATCGGGGATGAAAATCTCGTCGCCGCGCTCGCCCTGGTAAAGTCCGATACGGTCACGCCGCCGCGCAGCCTGGTCGCGGGCAACCCGGCCAAGGTGGTCAAGACATTCGAGCCGCAGCAGGTGACCTGGCGCAACAATGGCGAGGGGGAATATCAAAAGCTCGCCCGCGCCGCGCTGACCGATCTGGTCGAAGCCGCGCCGCTGCGCGAAGCTGGCGCAGAGCGGCAGGCCCAGCGCATCCAGTCAGACGCCATCGCCGTGCGCCTGTCGGGCAGCAGCGCGCAGATCCGCGAGCAGCGCGCCGCCGAGCGGGAAGCCAAGACATGA
- a CDS encoding acetyl-CoA C-acetyltransferase codes for MPEAYIIDAVRTPIGRKKGSLAAVHPADLGAHPIRELVKRTGIDPSKVDDVVWGCTETIGGQAGDIGRTAWLVAGLPEEIPGVTVDRQCGSSQQAVHFAAQGVMSGTQDLVVAGGSQAMNQIPIMAAMIAGAQYGFDSPFHGSKGWVERYGMEEVNQIRSAEMIADKWGISRLGMEEFALASHQRAQAAWDNGWFDKEVAPFEGLARDETIRPTTSLEGLASLKPVNEGGIITAGVASQNCDAAAALLIAGEQAVKDHGLTPRARIHHLSVRAANPVWMLTGPIPATQYALKKAGMTISDIDLFECNEAFASVTMAWMKELDIPHEKVNVQGGAIALGHPIGATGARLMTTLLNALERTGGRYGLQTMCEGGGQANVTIIERL; via the coding sequence ATGCCTGAAGCCTATATCATCGACGCCGTCCGCACCCCCATCGGCCGCAAGAAGGGCAGCCTTGCCGCCGTCCATCCCGCTGACCTTGGCGCGCACCCGATCAGGGAACTGGTCAAGCGCACCGGCATCGACCCGTCGAAGGTCGATGACGTGGTGTGGGGCTGCACCGAAACCATCGGCGGACAGGCGGGCGATATCGGCCGCACCGCATGGCTGGTCGCGGGCCTGCCGGAGGAAATCCCCGGCGTCACCGTCGATCGCCAGTGCGGCTCAAGCCAGCAGGCCGTCCACTTCGCCGCGCAGGGCGTGATGAGCGGCACCCAGGACCTGGTGGTCGCAGGCGGCAGCCAGGCGATGAACCAGATCCCGATCATGGCCGCCATGATCGCAGGCGCCCAATATGGCTTCGACAGCCCCTTCCACGGGTCCAAGGGCTGGGTCGAACGCTATGGCATGGAAGAGGTCAACCAGATCAGGTCGGCCGAGATGATCGCCGACAAATGGGGCATCAGCCGCTTGGGCATGGAAGAATTCGCGCTTGCCTCCCACCAGCGCGCGCAGGCGGCCTGGGACAATGGCTGGTTCGACAAGGAAGTGGCGCCGTTCGAGGGCCTCGCCCGCGACGAAACCATCCGCCCCACCACCTCGCTGGAAGGCCTCGCCTCGCTGAAGCCCGTCAATGAAGGCGGCATCATCACCGCAGGGGTCGCGAGCCAGAATTGCGACGCCGCCGCCGCTCTCCTCATCGCCGGCGAACAGGCGGTCAAGGATCATGGCCTTACGCCCCGCGCGCGCATCCATCACCTCTCGGTCCGCGCCGCCAATCCGGTGTGGATGCTGACCGGCCCGATCCCTGCCACCCAATATGCGCTCAAGAAAGCGGGCATGACGATCAGCGACATCGACCTTTTCGAATGCAACGAGGCCTTCGCCAGCGTCACCATGGCCTGGATGAAGGAACTCGATATCCCGCATGAGAAGGTCAATGTGCAGGGCGGCGCGATCGCGCTGGGCCACCCCATCGGCGCTACCGGCGCGCGGCTCATGACCACGCTCCTCAACGCCCTTGAGCGCACCGGCGGCCGCTATGGCCTCCAGACCATGTGCGAAGGCGGCGGCCAGGCCAACGTCACCATCATCGAACGGCTCTAA